The genomic DNA GCAACTGAATCAACATCAAGTTGTAATGAACGGTCACGCCATAGAATGTCGCATTAATGCCGAAGACCCCGACCATAACTTCCGCCCCCATCCCGGCAGGATCAGCGGCTATTTGCCTCCTGGGGGCCCCGGCGTGCGAATGGATTCTCACGTCTACACAGATTACGAGATCCCGCCTTATTATGATTCTTTGATTGGCAAATTGATCGTCTGGGGACGCGATCGCCCCACAGCCATCCGCAGAATGAAACGCGCCCTCCGAGAATGCGCCATCACCGGCGTACCCACAACCATCGGCTTCCATCAAAAAATCCTAGAAACCCCAGCCTTCCTTGCCGGCGAAGTCTACACAAATTTCGTTGAGGAGTGGATGCGTCAAAACAAACGTTAATAGTTAACAGTTAACAGTTAACCGTTAACAGTTAACCGTTGACTAATTACATCATCGTCAGCAATCCTTGTTGACCCAATAGCATCTCCCGCAGGAGACTAACAATACCTACCCAAATAATCGGCGTGATGTCCACCCCCCCAATTGGAGGCACGATCTTCCTCATCGGGATTAACAAGGGCTCTGTCGGCCAAGCAATTAAGCTAAAGGGTAGTCTATTCAAGTTCACCTGCGGATACCAAGTCAGGACAATGCGGAAAATAAAGAGCAAGGTCATTACCACCAGCACAAAGCCCAGTATCCAACTCGCAATCGTAATAGAACTCATGTCAGCCATTAATATCTTAAGTATTGTAAAGTAACTTTCTCATAATTTTAACCCTTTTGCCGACTAATTCCGAGCCAGAATGGGGCGCGATGAAGAAAGTCGGCTTCGCGATCGCAGCAACCCACACAAATAGCTGCTTCTCAAGAAGACCAGGGATGTATAAAATTAATAAAAATCAAATTCTTGTAATAGAGGGCTTTGGATCTATGACTCCTTCACTAGCTAACTTTTTCTACAGTCTGCTTTGGGGTGCTGGGCTTGTATTAATTCCCGCAACAGTCGCACTGATCTTTATCAGCCAGAAAGATAAGATCAAACGCACCTAATCAGGTTAAGAATGGGTTAACTGTTAACTGTTAACGGTTAACTGTTACCGGTTGACAGAAAAACAGCGAACGGTCAATGGTCAACAGTTAATGCTCTTCCTTTTTCCTGGTACTTATAAGCTAGGACTTACACTCATAGACCTCGATCGCCTACTTTTTTACCAAATCTGCGATGCTCTACCGAAGTATTTTCGTAAAAAACCCGGTTTCTGGGCCCATGAGTGTAAGTCCGATCGGCTTAATCTCAGTAGAGATTTTATGTCTAAATCGTTAACATTAGGACTGACATAGGAGAAAGGCTAATGGTTAATTTTGGATTGAACTGGAGCAGTCTGCTGGGAATCGTCCTAGCAGTGGCCGGCGCAGGCCTGTACTTTCTGCGATCTTGGAAACCCAAACTAGCGCGAGATCACGATATTTTCTTTGCCGCTGTAGGCTTGCTGTGCGGCGGTATCCTGCTATTTCAAGGATGGCGACTAGACCCCATTCTGGCTTTCGGTCAGTTCCTTCTTTCTGGTACCGCCATCTTCTTTGCAGTAGAAAGCGTTAATTTGCGCGGCGCTGCAACGGCTGGCGCAAAAAGCCGCAACCAGATAGTAGATGAAGAGCGACCGGTCAGCAATGCCTACGCTTATGATAGTTATGACGCTGAGCTAGAACGACTTGAACCAGAAGAAGATTATCCTCCCCGTCCCCGAATTAGAGCAAGTCAAGATCCACGTTCCACGCGGGACAGCTATGATGAAGAACCGCGCCGCCGCCCATCAAGTCGTAGCAGTACACCCAGACCAGACTTAGGAGAAAAATCCCGCAAGCGGCCCGTGCGTCCCGGAACCTCCCCAACAGAGAAACCCGACGACTGGGAAGGAAGCGATCGCGAAGACAAGCCTACTCGCACGCGCAATAGCCGTCCCTCTGGGTCAGAGAGCCGTAACCCCGAAACTACAAGACCAAAAAGAAGCCGTCCTCCTGAAGAATCGAGGTCTCGCCGGAGTAGAGGTAGCGAAGACCCAACACCAGCAGACTATGTTGAGTATCGACCAGTAGATTACCCCGACGATAACACAGGCAATTCGACCAATTTTGAATAATCAGCAAAGGAGAAACTGGTAATTGAGAATTGGGAATTGGTAATTTGTCAAGGGGGAAAAAGAATCAATTTATTAGGAGTGAGGGGGAGAAAGATAAAAATTTCCCCCTCACCTTTTAGATTAAGGGCAGAGGTTTCTTCCGTATTCGGATAAAAACGGGAAGGCTTCCCTCTTAACCAGTACTTACGCAAAAAACCCGTAACGCCGCCATCTTGGCGGTCAAGTCACCGCCAAGATGGCGGCGTTACGTAAGTAATGCGTAAGTCTTATTAACTAAAATACAAAAACTGGGAACAAGAAATAAACAAAAAACAACAATTATCAATGAAAGATTAATATACAACTGACTATGCGATTACTTGAAATTGGCGATCCTGCTCCTTGGTTCTCTCTTCCTTCTACAGTCAACCCCTTGTTTCATTTCTCTACTGTTGGAGGTCGGCGGATCGTGCTGTTTTTCTGTGGCAGCACTGCCTTTGAGCCAATCCAAATTATGCTTAAATCCTTCCAAAATCTCCGAGCAGAATTTGAGCAATTACAAGTCCTATTTTTTGCTGTCAGCATCGATCCTGCTGATAAAGATCGAAATTTCCCTGCGGAAATCGCCCCTTCATTCATATTTTTCTGGGACTTCGATAAAACCGTAAGTAATAAGTACGGTGTTTGTCAAACAGTTGAGCAAGGAGAAACTATAGGTCTTCAATATGCTCCCTGTACCTTCGTTCTTAACGAAAATCTTCAGGTATTAAACATTTTTCCTATGGGAGATCCCGCTCAACACGCCGAGCAAGTCTTGCGTTTTTTCAAAGCTTTGCCCCCTGTTGAACAAGCCCGCCCCGCAAGCAGACACGCCCCAGTCCTAGTTATTCCTAATGTTTTGGACAAAGCTTTTTGCCGTAGTTTGATTGAGTTTTATCAAGCCGAAGGCGGTAGTCCTTCTGGTTTTATGAGGCAAATAGAGGGGAAAACAGTAGGTTTGTTAGACGATAGCTTCAAGAAGCGACAAGACGTATTTATTCAGGAGCCTAAATTACAACAAAAGTTGAGTGATTTGATCGTTCGTCGTGTCTGCCCGGAGGTAGAAAAGGCATTTCAGTTTAAAATAACTAGGTTTGAACGCTATCTTGTGGGTTGTTACGATGCCGATAGTGGCGGCTACTTCCGGTCCCACCGCGATAACACCAGTAAAGCTACACTGCACCGACGCTTTGCGATGACTCTTAACCTAAATGTAGGAGAATATATGGGTGGATATCTACGGTTTCCAGAGTACGGGCCTAACGGCTATCGAGGGGAGATTGGAACTGCGATCGTCTTTTCTTGCTCGGTGTTGCACGAGGCGACACCAGTAACTAGGGGTCAACGTTTTGCTCTTTTGTCCTTTTTCTATAATGACGAGGATGCTAAAGTGCGCGAAGCCAATTTTAAGTATCTTGCTAACGAACCAGCGTTGAGAATTCGGGAACCAGTTTGAGAATGGTCTATAAATAAAGAAGCGAGTCTTTGATTGTGAGTGTTGCAACCCGATCGGGACTTAGGCACTTTGACTACAGAAACCGGGTTTTTTACTGAATCTGCGGGCGGTAACGAAGTATATTCGGAAAAAACTGTTTGGACTTCGGTGGAAGTGCGGTTTCTGGGCCCATGAGTGTAAGTCCTACTGATATTAAATCGGGACTTAAACCCAGCGATTAATCTGGCCGGAGCCCCATTAGAGAAAGTAAGGCTAGTTCAGCCTGAAGTTATTCCTGTGGACTGGAAGGGGCCGACTTCCCAGGATGAAGCAGGAAGTGAACATCAGCTTACGATCGGTAGGTTTGAGTAAGTTTCATAGAATGGCATTGAGCGGATAAAAAATAAGATGAATTTCAAAATTTTGGGCTTGGCATTATCGGGAATCTTAACAGTTGGATCGGCACTGGGAGCAAGTGTGGCTGCCACGCCATCACTTCAGGGGGTGCAGGGCTTAACGCAAGTTAAGCTGAGGCATTTAGAGGGTGCGATCGCTCAACAAGATGTTGACGAAACCACAAATATCCGCGTCTACGAACGAGCTAGTCCCGCTGTCGTTACCATCGATACGGACAAAGCTAACGGTAGCGGTACGATCGTTACTCCAGATGGGATGGTGTTGACTAACGCTCACGTTGTCTCCGAAGGCGGAACTGTGACGGTAATTCTGGCAGACGGTAGCAAAGTTACAGCCGATGTGATTGGCTTTGGGGAAGACGGTTTAGACCTAGCTGTGGTGAAAATACGCGATCGCACTAATTTACCGACAATTCCTCTGGCGGCTGCTGGTTCGATAAAAGTTGGTCAGCGGGCCTATGCGATCGGCAATCCCTTTGGTCAATTTCAGGGTACTTTTACTGTCGGGATCGTCAGCCGCATGGACAAAGATCGAGGCTTGATTCAAACCGATGCTGCCATCAATCCAGGTAATTCTGGGGGGCCTTTACTAAATAGCGCTGGAGAATTAATTGGAGTCAACACTTCGATTTTTACTCGCGGTCAAGGTGGAGGTAATATTGGCATTGGTTTTGCCATCTCTGTAGACAAAGTGCCGCCATTCCTAACAGCGGTGCGAGAAGGTCGAGCTTCCCGCGTCTCCCAGAGGCGAGGTTCGATTTTTGGCAGCCAACAACCTCAAAAATTGATGCTAAACGGGCCAATGGTCAATGGCAAGCTTACAGACAAGTCCAGCATCTTGCCAGTGGACAATAGCTTTTTTGACCTCTACTCCTTTGAGGGTAAAGCTGGCCAGGAAGTGACGATTGATATGAAGAGCGAAGATATTGACCCTTATTTGATTTTGTTGGGGCCTCTTCAGCGCGAAATCGCTCAAGATGATGATGGTGGGGGTAATAAAGATGCTCGCATTGTGGTGACGTTACCCGCAGATGGTACTTACACTATACTGGCAAATTCTTATGAAGCACGGCAATCGGGGTCTTATACTTTACAACTTAAGGGTAGTGCGCCGACTCGGGTTGCTCCGCCAGAGTCAAGAAGTATAATTTTGCAGGAAGATGGGGTTTTAGCTGAAGGTGCTCCTGTACTTGAGTCTGACGGGAGTCTTTACCGCGAGTATACTTTTGAAGGCCGTGCCGGACAGTCTGTCAGGATTACGCTCGAAAGTTCTGAGTTTGATCCGTATTTGGCATTGTTTGGCCCGAATAGCAGGTTAGTTGCGGAAAATGACGACATTACTGAGTCAAGTCAAGATGCTGCGATCGCTGTGACTTTACCTGTTGCGGGTACTTATCGAGTGATTGTTAATGCTTATGATTCTACAGGTCGAGGCCGCTACACTCTGACAGTCCGTTAAAAACAGAGAAAGGAAAGGTCTTTTTCTTTATTCCAAATTGAGGTAATTCATGCGTCAAGTTAGATTTTGGGCGATCGCGCCAGTTAGCCTACTAGCTGCTTTTTCTGGCAACCCAGTCATTGCTGCGCCAGTGTCCCAGTCTAGTCAGGTTGTTGGCAACACTAGCTCTTCCTTCGTTTCAGCAGAATTTCCTCAGAGGAAGTCTGTTCTTTTGTCTGCGGCTAATTCTGTTTTAGCTCAGGAGAGTCCTGAACCGTCGCCTTCTCCATCAGTATCGCCATCTCCTAGACCTTTACCACCTTCTCCTAGACCTTTGCCACCCTCGCCGAGCCCTTCCGAATCGCCATCTAGTGTGATCTTGGAAAAAGACGGGGAACTGAGCCCTACTAACTCGTCTGTACTGGAAATTGATGGAAGTCTGTTCGACCAATATAGCTTTGACGGTCGTCAGGGTCAAAATGTGACTATTACTTTAGAAAGTCCTGATTTTGATACCTATTTAGCACTGTTTGATTCCACTGGCAAATTGATTGAAGAAGCTGACGATATGGGAGATAGTTGCAACTATCAAGATGAGACGACCAAGAAAGATTTTATTAGCAAGGGGTTGTGCAATTCTAGGCTAAGTATTACTTTACCCGCCACTGGCAACTATAAAGTAATTGTCAATGGTCGAGATAAAACCGATCGTGGTAAGTACACCTTGACTATCCGTAACAATTAAAAAAGGCAGGGGAAAGTAAAATTCAAATATTGCTTTCCCCTTGATGATAGCTTCCGATCCCAATTCTCCAAAGTTATACAACAGTATAGGCAGAAGGCAGGATGGAAGAGGCAAGAGGTCGATCTTCTGAAGTTAACTCAACAATGCAGATTGTCTCAATAATTTGGACAATTGGGATCGGAAGCTAAAAACATTAGGTTGGGTAAGACGAAGTGAAACCGACCACCTTGGGAATTAAAAATTCTTCATTAATTCGGATGCCAAAGGCATCGATATAAATTACATCCCCAACCAGGTAAAGAAATCCTGGCGGGTGAAGAATTCTAGCAATAACAGCGCTACAAATCCGATCATAGCAAAACGTCCATTAATTTGTTCAGCATAGGGAGTCCAACCAAAGGCAGGTTCGGGTTTATTTGAGGTTTCAGGAGTTGATTTTGGTGGGGAAGTTGGGGTTTCAGATGTCATTTTTGTTTAAAATTTTAGGTGAGGAATTGACTGCTACAACTGCGATGATTGCCAATAGATTAGTCTTCTAAGTTTTGCACAGATTCGATCAGCGATCGCACTGTTTCTCTACCTTCTGATGGTTCAAACGATAGAGGAAATTTACCTCTAGCAATCATGCGTAAACCCAAGGGGCCAAGACTAAGCAAACCTTTGATATCGCGGAAGTAGTTACCTACTACTTGTACACCAAATTTACGCTCATCAATCCAACCGCCTTGCTTGACTAAATCAATTAAGACTTTGCGGTGGCGGATGGAACGGCTGGCTTGTGCGTCTTTGCGATCGAGGATGTCTTGTTTAATTTTACCAATTTGATCCATTGGTGCAACATCCATTGGGCAAACAGAATTACAGTAGTAACAGCGGGTACAACCCCACACCCCAACTGTGCCTTGATTGTATTTTTCTAGTCTGTTTTCTGTATCGCTGTCGCGGTTATCTGCTACCATGCGGTAGGCTTTGGCGAGGGCGTGAGGGCCGACAAATTCGGGATTAACTTCGCGGGCATTACATTCAGAATAACAGGCTCCGCAGAGTATACAATTACCTGTTTGATTGAGTTTTTCTCGTTCTTCAGGTGTTTGGAGAAATTCACGTTCGGGAATTTTTCTAGCTTCGGTACTGACGTAGGGTTCGACGGCTTCTAGGTTATTCCAAAAGCTGGTCATATCTACGACTAAATCTTTAATCACTGGCATATTACCCATTGGGGCAATTGTGATTTCGGGGATTGAGTCGGTGGGGGTTTGGGCTGAGTTTGCCTTGGCAATTTCTTGGAGTCTTTTGACTTCGCTACCGATGTTTTCTTTGCAGGCTAATGCGGATCGACCGTTAATTCGCATGGAACAACTACCGCAAATTGTGTTGCGGCAATTTTTACGGAAGGCTAGGGTTCCGTCTTGTTCCCATTTGATGCGGTTGAGGCAGTCGAGGACGGTGTTTCCTGGTTCTGCGTCGATGGTGTAGGTCTGAAATTCGGGGGCGGAGTTTTGGGTTTGGCGAGTTATTTTAAAGCGGATTTGCATAGTTGAATTTGGGGGAGTTATAGCAGAAGGCAGGAGGCAGGAGGCTCTTATGTAGGAGGAAAATGCAATACTAGAAATGGTTTGGGCGATCGGAAATGTCCTAACCGTTGTGGCGGTTGCTATATATCTATTTTAGGGCTTAATCTTTAGTAATAAGCAATAAGTCCGGGCGAATAAATTCGCGGCTACACAAATAAAATGAAGCCTTGGCGAATATAATTCGCGGCTACACAAACGAAGTGCGCCTTCGCGGACTGTAGAATTTTAACCCGCGTAGGTGGGTTTGGTTTGTGTAGATGCGGTTTTAACCGCCAATTTTCAGTAGAATTTTAACCCGCGTAGGCGGGTTTGGTTTGTGTAGATGCGGTTTCAACCGCCGAGTTTAAAGTAATATGGTTTCATTGTCTAAGTTGCGATCGCAGGTGCATAAATGACATACAGCCTGAGAATTGCTGATTTACCAACGAATGAACGGCCCCGCGAACGATTAATGGCAATTGGGGCTAAAAGTCTCTCAACGGCGGAGTTAATCGCGATTCTCTTGGGTACGGGTCAGGGGCCTGGCAAGCTTTCGGCGGTGGGTCTGGGACAATTTATTTTAAATCAATTAAGCCTACATCAGCGCGATCCGCTGTCTATATTGCGAAATATTAGCGTTCAGGAGTTGACGCAAATTCACGGGATTGGGCCGGCGAAGGCGACAACGATTTTGGCGGCGGTTGAGTTGGGAAAGCGGGTTTTTCAGTCGCGATCGCCTGATTTGGCGATGATTGATAGTCCCCAGGCGGCCGCAGACGCGCTAAGTCAGGATTTGATGTGGAAGCAGCAGGAACATTTCGCGGTGTTGTTGCTGGATGTGAAAAATCGGTTGTTAGGGACGCAGGTGCTCACGATTGGGACGGCGACGGAGACTTTGGCCCATCCACGAGATATTTTTCGGGAAGTGATTCGTCAGGGGGCCACGCGCGCGATCGTTTCTCACAATCACCCATCGGGGAATCTGGAACCGAGCCCAGAAGATATTGCTTTAACTAAGCAATTGTTAGCGGGGGCGCAGTTTTTGGCGATTCCGCTGTTGGATCATTTGATTTTGGGAAATGGGGATTTTCGGAGTTTGCGACAGACTACGAGTTTGTGGGAGGAGTACCCGCAGGGGGATTGAGGGAGGAAAGGTTAATTTGGAGGTTGATTTATTTTGGTTGGTTGTGTTATATTTGTTATTCGCGGGCGATTAGCACAGTGGTAGCGCACTTCCTTCACACGGAAGGGGTCACAGGTTCAAATCCTGTATCGCCCATTTATAGAACCCATTTGACATCTTTTAGACCAATAGTCCGGACAGTTTTTAAGCAGCCAGAGTACCATAAGACAAGACTGAAGGGAGGTTAGGATGATTTAAAATCAAGTCCTTGTCTAAATCTAACTTGCTAATAAATGTATAAAGTAGATGCCGATTGAATTCCAGACGTTTATAAGAGGCCATCGAAAACACGAATGGATGGGCAGACAAGTGGCGATTATAGGCTTCATATTTGGCTAAGTTTAAGGCAACTAGTCAGTTTTTTTAAGCTTAACCTAAAGAGTGTCTTTTTTTCTGCCTTTGAGATTCAAATTTTACTTACTTTTTTGTGGACGGGCGATCGCGTCTCTACTCCAAAACTGTCCGGAGTATTGTAATTCAATAGTCAGATGTTCAGGATGATAACCATGATCTAAGAGGATTGTGATTTTGGGAATATGGTTCTTCCGTATTTAGCATACTAAATACGGAAGAACCGGAGTCCTAAGTAAAATGCAATTATTGAATTTGCCTTCCGACTTCTGTGATAAGTCCTAGAACCGCCTTCTTGCTATCCTTCACCAACGCGATCGCAAAATTCATCTGCCCATTCTAAAGAATAGCTGAACCTTTGCCCCCTGATTGCGTGCCTTTCCAACTCGGACTAATAAGTGGGCTAAGCGATCGCAACTAGGCTGAGTATGTTGTTAGGATAATTCCCTAAAAAGCCCACAATCGCAGAAAATCCCTTTGTTCAACAACAAAAAGCCCCATTCCCCAGTAGGATCGATATGCTTAGGTATAGATACACTAAAACTTCATAGGAGAACTCTTTGATGGATCTGGTTGCACTCCAGAACTCGCTGGATAATATCTCATTTGCCATTCTCTTCGCCACCATGCTGATTTACTGGGGAGGCGCAGCATTTCCTGGTATCCCCTATCTGTCAGCTTTAGGTACTGCGGGAATGGCGATCGCCAATCTTGCGATCGCAGCTTTGCTTGGGGCTCGCTGGCTAGAAGCCGGTTATTTCCCCTTAAGCAACCTTTACGAATCCCTATTTTTCTTAGTTTGGGGGATTACAGCCATCCACATCCTGGCTGAAAATATGAGCGGATCTCGCTTAGTCGGAGTAGCTACATCCCCCGTAGCAATGGCAATTTCAGCCTTTGCCACCCTCACTTTACCCGAAACCATGCAATCAGCGGAACCCCTAGTTCCCGCCCTCAAGTCAAACTGGCTGATGATGCACGTTAGCGTGATGATGCTGAGTTATGCAACTTTAATGGTAGGCGCACTCCTAGCGATCGCCTTCCTGATCGTCACTCGCGGCCAAAACATCATACTCACAGGTAGTTCTTTTGGAACCAACAGCAACCGCAACGGTGACAACCACCTCCAACGCCCTGAAAACCTCGTAATTCAACCACAAGATAATCTACTTACTTCCCCTGCAACCACTGCAACCTCTAACAACAATGGTCACAGCAAAACCGCTGTCTTAGAATTAGTTGCAACCCAAACATCCCCCGTTTCAAAAACTGAACTCCTCTCTCCTCAGCGCTTGAATTTAGCAGAAACTCTCGATAACATTAGCTATCGTATCATTGGTTTGGGATTTCCCCTACTTACCATTGGCATCATCGCCGGCGCAGTTTGGGCTAACGAAGCTTGGGGTTCCTACTGGAGTTGGGACCCGAAAGAAACTTGGGCACTAATCACTTGGTTAGTATTTGCCGCCTATTTGCACGCCCGCATCACTCGCGGATGGCAAGGACGAAAACCTGCAATTTTAGCAGCAACAGGATTTTTCGTAGTTTGGGTCTGCTATTTAGGAGTTAATCTATTAGGAAAGGGCCTTCATTCTTACGGCTGGT from Kamptonema formosum PCC 6407 includes the following:
- a CDS encoding redoxin domain-containing protein, whose amino-acid sequence is MRLLEIGDPAPWFSLPSTVNPLFHFSTVGGRRIVLFFCGSTAFEPIQIMLKSFQNLRAEFEQLQVLFFAVSIDPADKDRNFPAEIAPSFIFFWDFDKTVSNKYGVCQTVEQGETIGLQYAPCTFVLNENLQVLNIFPMGDPAQHAEQVLRFFKALPPVEQARPASRHAPVLVIPNVLDKAFCRSLIEFYQAEGGSPSGFMRQIEGKTVGLLDDSFKKRQDVFIQEPKLQQKLSDLIVRRVCPEVEKAFQFKITRFERYLVGCYDADSGGYFRSHRDNTSKATLHRRFAMTLNLNVGEYMGGYLRFPEYGPNGYRGEIGTAIVFSCSVLHEATPVTRGQRFALLSFFYNDEDAKVREANFKYLANEPALRIREPV
- a CDS encoding PPC domain-containing protein; protein product: MRQVRFWAIAPVSLLAAFSGNPVIAAPVSQSSQVVGNTSSSFVSAEFPQRKSVLLSAANSVLAQESPEPSPSPSVSPSPRPLPPSPRPLPPSPSPSESPSSVILEKDGELSPTNSSVLEIDGSLFDQYSFDGRQGQNVTITLESPDFDTYLALFDSTGKLIEEADDMGDSCNYQDETTKKDFISKGLCNSRLSITLPATGNYKVIVNGRDKTDRGKYTLTIRNN
- the radC gene encoding RadC family protein — translated: MTYSLRIADLPTNERPRERLMAIGAKSLSTAELIAILLGTGQGPGKLSAVGLGQFILNQLSLHQRDPLSILRNISVQELTQIHGIGPAKATTILAAVELGKRVFQSRSPDLAMIDSPQAAADALSQDLMWKQQEHFAVLLLDVKNRLLGTQVLTIGTATETLAHPRDIFREVIRQGATRAIVSHNHPSGNLEPSPEDIALTKQLLAGAQFLAIPLLDHLILGNGDFRSLRQTTSLWEEYPQGD
- the psbX gene encoding photosystem II reaction center X protein is translated as MTPSLANFFYSLLWGAGLVLIPATVALIFISQKDKIKRT
- a CDS encoding trypsin-like peptidase domain-containing protein, translating into MNFKILGLALSGILTVGSALGASVAATPSLQGVQGLTQVKLRHLEGAIAQQDVDETTNIRVYERASPAVVTIDTDKANGSGTIVTPDGMVLTNAHVVSEGGTVTVILADGSKVTADVIGFGEDGLDLAVVKIRDRTNLPTIPLAAAGSIKVGQRAYAIGNPFGQFQGTFTVGIVSRMDKDRGLIQTDAAINPGNSGGPLLNSAGELIGVNTSIFTRGQGGGNIGIGFAISVDKVPPFLTAVREGRASRVSQRRGSIFGSQQPQKLMLNGPMVNGKLTDKSSILPVDNSFFDLYSFEGKAGQEVTIDMKSEDIDPYLILLGPLQREIAQDDDGGGNKDARIVVTLPADGTYTILANSYEARQSGSYTLQLKGSAPTRVAPPESRSIILQEDGVLAEGAPVLESDGSLYREYTFEGRAGQSVRITLESSEFDPYLALFGPNSRLVAENDDITESSQDAAIAVTLPVAGTYRVIVNAYDSTGRGRYTLTVR
- a CDS encoding succinate dehydrogenase/fumarate reductase iron-sulfur subunit, with the protein product MQIRFKITRQTQNSAPEFQTYTIDAEPGNTVLDCLNRIKWEQDGTLAFRKNCRNTICGSCSMRINGRSALACKENIGSEVKRLQEIAKANSAQTPTDSIPEITIAPMGNMPVIKDLVVDMTSFWNNLEAVEPYVSTEARKIPEREFLQTPEEREKLNQTGNCILCGACYSECNAREVNPEFVGPHALAKAYRMVADNRDSDTENRLEKYNQGTVGVWGCTRCYYCNSVCPMDVAPMDQIGKIKQDILDRKDAQASRSIRHRKVLIDLVKQGGWIDERKFGVQVVGNYFRDIKGLLSLGPLGLRMIARGKFPLSFEPSEGRETVRSLIESVQNLED
- a CDS encoding chlorophyll a/b-binding protein, whose product is MTSETPTSPPKSTPETSNKPEPAFGWTPYAEQINGRFAMIGFVALLLLEFFTRQDFFTWLGM
- a CDS encoding YggT family protein, producing the protein MSSITIASWILGFVLVVMTLLFIFRIVLTWYPQVNLNRLPFSLIAWPTEPLLIPMRKIVPPIGGVDITPIIWVGIVSLLREMLLGQQGLLTMM
- a CDS encoding Ycf66 family protein, whose protein sequence is MVNFGLNWSSLLGIVLAVAGAGLYFLRSWKPKLARDHDIFFAAVGLLCGGILLFQGWRLDPILAFGQFLLSGTAIFFAVESVNLRGAATAGAKSRNQIVDEERPVSNAYAYDSYDAELERLEPEEDYPPRPRIRASQDPRSTRDSYDEEPRRRPSSRSSTPRPDLGEKSRKRPVRPGTSPTEKPDDWEGSDREDKPTRTRNSRPSGSESRNPETTRPKRSRPPEESRSRRSRGSEDPTPADYVEYRPVDYPDDNTGNSTNFE
- the ccsB gene encoding c-type cytochrome biogenesis protein CcsB; its protein translation is MDLVALQNSLDNISFAILFATMLIYWGGAAFPGIPYLSALGTAGMAIANLAIAALLGARWLEAGYFPLSNLYESLFFLVWGITAIHILAENMSGSRLVGVATSPVAMAISAFATLTLPETMQSAEPLVPALKSNWLMMHVSVMMLSYATLMVGALLAIAFLIVTRGQNIILTGSSFGTNSNRNGDNHLQRPENLVIQPQDNLLTSPATTATSNNNGHSKTAVLELVATQTSPVSKTELLSPQRLNLAETLDNISYRIIGLGFPLLTIGIIAGAVWANEAWGSYWSWDPKETWALITWLVFAAYLHARITRGWQGRKPAILAATGFFVVWVCYLGVNLLGKGLHSYGWFF